Proteins encoded by one window of Phenylobacterium soli:
- a CDS encoding Lrp/AsnC ligand binding domain-containing protein has protein sequence MAPNPNDLRLDDMDKRLLRTLQADGRISNQDLAHRCNLSPSACSERVRRLREHGYITGFSAVLDPTKVDRSLLIFVEVVLDRTTSDVFEDFAAAARRAPDILECHMVAGGFDYLVKARVRDMAAYRAFLGDVLVDMPGVRETRTYAVLEEIKSTSLLPI, from the coding sequence ATGGCCCCGAACCCGAATGACCTTCGGCTCGACGATATGGACAAGCGCCTCCTGCGAACGCTTCAGGCCGACGGGCGCATCAGCAATCAGGATCTCGCCCATCGCTGCAACCTTTCGCCGTCGGCCTGCTCCGAACGCGTTCGCCGGCTGCGCGAGCACGGCTACATCACCGGTTTCAGCGCCGTGCTCGACCCGACCAAGGTTGACCGCTCCCTGCTGATCTTCGTCGAGGTCGTCCTCGATCGCACCACCAGCGATGTGTTCGAGGACTTCGCTGCGGCGGCGCGGCGGGCGCCCGACATCCTGGAGTGCCACATGGTGGCCGGCGGCTTCGACTATCTGGTCAAGGCGCGCGTCCGCGACATGGCGGCCTATCGCGCCTTTCTCGGCGACGTCCTGGTCGACATGCCCGGTGTCCGCGAGACCCGGACCTACGCCGTGCTGGAAGAAATTAAGAGCACCAGCCTGCTGCCGATCTAG